Genomic window (Psychromonas sp. L1A2):
TCGTCTTTGTCTTGTAATACGACGGCCATTGAACACCCTGGCTCGCTGTTCATTCCTTCACAAAAAGTTTGAATTGCCGAAATGGCGGTATCGAGATCGCTTTCAGCTTTAATGCGAAGTTCTGCTGTAATGAACAAACCTTGTTTAAACATAGATGGCCCTTAATATGTGGATGAAATAAGACAACCAATAATTCTAATTGACTATTTATAGTTGATAAACGACCATCGAGTTTATTGTTTACTAACTATAAGTTGTCAATATGGATAAATTAAAGAGTATGCAGGTATTTGTATACGTCGCTCAACATGGCAGTTTTGCAACGGCAGCGGTCAATTTTTCAGTGACGGCGACTATGATTGGCAAACACATTAAATATTTAGAAGCGTATTTAGGTACCAAATTACTTAATCGAACCACCCGTAGGCAATCTTTAACTGAAGCAGGACAAATTTATTATTTAGAATGCACGCGTATTTTGGACGATATTGCAGACGCTGAAAATAGTTTGCAACGTTTAGAAAATAACCCGAAAGGCACGGTACGTATTAACTCTCCTGTGACCTTTGGCAATATTGTATTAGCGCCTATTTTGGCTGATTTTTTGCTGCAGTACCCTGATATTAATATCGAGTTAATATTGGATAACGGTTTAATTGATCCATTACATGAACAGGTTGATGTGGTTATTCGCATTGGTGAATTAGCTAACTCGTCGCTTATTGCACGCAAAATAGCAGACTATCAAATGGTCTTTTGTGCTTCGCCTCAGTACCTTGCTCAACACAAAACACCAGAAACCTTAAGTGATTTAATTAACCATCAATGTTTAGGCTTCAGCTATGACCATATTCAAGCCAATATTGCCTTAAGAATAAATACTCATGCATTTGATAGGCAACATACACGCCTAACGTCTAACAGCGGACAAGCTTTAAAAGTAGCAGCACTCAAAGGGACGGGAATTTTGTTACAACCTCTACTGCTATTACAAGAAGAGTTTGCTAATGGTGAATTGATAGAGATATTAAAAGAACATATCCCACCAGCAATGCCTGTTAATGTGTTGTATAAAAGTAAAACTCCCTCACTAAAAATACGCACGATGATTGAATTTATTTTGGCATCGATGCAACAATAAAAGAGCCTAAAAACAAAAAACGCATGCCTAATTGCTTAGACATGCGTTTATATTATTTGGCAGATTCAAGTTTCAAATATCGTTAAATAACTTTATTTTTTAGTTTAGCTTATTAGTTTAGCTCAGTTTAGTAGTGACCGACACCAAAACCATTAATGACTTTGATGTTAGTCAGCAAAACAATTAAACCGTCTATTTAAACAGCCGATTAACTTAAAGTGCTGTTTCTAAGATTTGGCGAGAACGTGCTAAATCGATCGTGCCATTTTCACCAAGCTTAGTCATACCGTGTGCTTCTAAACTTACCATTGCGGTGTCAACATCAGTTTGTGTTAAGTCGATTTCGCTTAACGATACTGGTGTTTTCATTGCAGAAAAGAATGCTTTTGTTTTCTCAATGGCTGCATCGATACGCGCATCATCAGAACCTTCAGTGATATTCCAAATACGCTCAGCGTATTGTAATAATTTTGCTTTTTTCTCTTCACGACATACTTGCATGATTGCAGGTAACACGATGGTTAAACTACGGCCGTGGTCTACACCAAAGTTACCAGTTAGTTCGTGACCAATCATGTGTGTTGCCCAATCTTGAGGTACACCTACACCAATTAAACCGCTTAGTGCTTGAGTCGCAGCCCACATAACGTTGGTACGTGCTTCCATATCTTGTAAATCAACAATCAGTTTTGGACCTTCTTCAACTAATGTTAATAAAATGCCTTCTGCAAAACGATCTTGAATTTTTGCGTTAACTGGGTACGTTAGGTATTGCTCCATCACATGAACAAACGCATCAACCACACCATTTGAAGTTTGACGTTCAGACAGGCTTAATGTTGTTTGTGGGTCAAGAATAGCAAATTGAGGACGAACCAATGCATTTTGAAATGCTAGTTTTTCTGTGCCTCTTGTTACTACTGCGCCAGTATTCGTTTCAGAACCTGTTGCTGGTAAGGTTAAGATACAACCTAATGGCAATGCTGTTTCAACTTTGCCTTGTTTTGCTAGAATATCCCACGCTTCTGCGCCTTCAAAGTTCACTGCAGCAGCGATGAATTTAGTACCATCAACAACCGAACCACCACCAACAGCTAATAAGTAATCAAAACCTTCTGCACGAATACGTTCAACAGCTTTCATTAATGTATCGTAATGTGGGTTTGGCTCAATACCTGAAAACTCATCCCAGTTATGGTCGGCTAGTGCTGCAACAACTTGATCGTAAACACCGTTGCCCTTAATAGAACCACCACCGTAAGTGACTAATATTTTTTTGTCTTTTGGAATGCTGTTAGCGATCGCTGCAATTTGACCTTGTCCGAAGTGGATTGCAGTTGTGTTTTGGTAGCTAAAATTGTTCATCTATGACTCCTTTAAAACGATTTATTCTATTCATCGTTTATTAAAAATTTTGTATTACTGAAACTGATTTACTTGAATACATTACATTGAATCGGCTTTGTTTATACAACATAGGCTCTATACGTTTCAGTTTTACTCTACGATCAATATGGATCTAACATGACCCCATATATGCCACATCGAAATAATTATCATTCTAATTAAATTGCGCACAACTTAATTGTGTAGCAAGTATATCTCGCATTGAAACCATAATGCAAGTATATTGTGCACAATGTAATTATTTAACGGATTGAATATGAGTGACGATAAGGTAGATTTAAAGGTGAATAAGTGTGAAGAAGTTAATAGCTGCTCAATAATAGAACCCGGTTCTAACTTGGCCATTGAAAAACAACTTTGCTTTTCTTTATACAGTACAGCCAATGCCATTGTTCGTGCATATCGACCGATGCTAAAAGCACTTGATTTAACTTATCCTCAGTATTTAGTGATGATTGTTCTTTGGGGCAATAACGGTATCAATGTAAAAGATCTAGGGCAGATACTACATTTAGATTCCGGTACCTTAACGCCTTTATTAAAACGTCTTGAAAGTAAGCAAGTCTTGACACGACAACGCGGTGAAAATGATGAACGCGTACGTGAAATCTTTTTAACAGAGCAAGGTATTAATTTAAAAAAACAAGCTGAAGCCGTCCCTGAAAAAATGTTATGCAAGGCTAAATTGCCTTTGGAAGAATTGCTCGAATTAAAAAAAGGCTGTGATAGATTATTTGAAAATTTAATTGCAGAATAATTCATACCGTTATAATAAACCGTTGCCCTTATAACCAAGCGTAAATAGTAATTGTTAGAATAAATAACCTAAGTTACTCACCTGTCTACGTTTTACATGGGATATAAAATAATATTTAAACGATAAATAGCTAACTATTTTATCATTTAGTTGTCACAAACTCACTCTATACTATTTTAATGCAAACATTTTTAACGCAGAAGGATAAAGTGAATGAAAGGATCTATTTCTCGTCGTGACTTCCTAATATTAACAGCGAAAGGGGCAGGTGCCGCGGTTGTATCATATGGTTTAATGGGCTGTGCTAGCGATGATGACGACGCTCAAACAAACAATAATATTGGCTTCAATCATGGTATCGCTAGTGGTGATCCTTTAACGGATGCCATTATTTTATGGACTCGCGTAACACCAACAACCGAAGGTGAAATTACGGTATCTTGGGAAATAGCGACAGACGAAGCTTTTACTCAATTAGTAAATACAGGTAATACGACCACCAGCAACGCAAGAGATTATACCGTTAAAGTAGATGCTATTGGCCTTTCTGCCGGCACTACTTATTATTATCGTTTCATCAGTAATGGCACAACCTCTTCAATAGGTACCACTAAAACCTTACCCGATGGCTCGCCTGACTCCGTTAAATTAGCCGTGTTATCTTGTGCCAACTACCCTGCTGGCTTTTTTAATGTGTATAACTTAGCCGCACAACAAGATGATTTAGATGCCATCTTGCATCTCGGTGATTATATTTATGAATACGGTCGAGGCGAGTACGGCAGCGATAATGCTGAAGCAATAGATCGTCAAGTATTACCCGAAACTGAAATTTTTAGTTTAAGTGATTATCGTACTCGCTATGCTCAATACCATAGCGATCCTGATTTACAACTATTACACAGTAAAGTGCCTTTTATCACCGTTTGGGATGACCATGAAGTCGCTGATGATACTTGGAGTGATGGCGCAGCAAACCATACCGAAGATGAAGGTAGTTTTGAAGAACGTAAACTTGCCGCCTTGCAAGCTTACTTTGAATGGTTACCTATCCGCCCTTGGAGTGAAGGTAACTATGCAGAAATTTATCGTCAATTTTCATTTGGTGATCTTGTTGATTTATACATGTTAGATACCCGTGTTTTAGCACGTGAAAAACAGCTCGACTATGCAAATTATTTTGATGGTAGTGTTTTGTTTGATGAAGAAACGTTTAACCAAGATCTCTATGAAACTGAAAGAACCATGCTCGGGGCAGAGCAATTACAGTGGCTTGAAGATAGCGTGAGTGTCAATAACGGCCGTTGGCAATTATTAGGTCAACAAGTATTAATGGGTGAAATGAAATTACCTGGTGCCATTGCATTAAATGCCATGAGTACAACGGATTATGCAGAGTTAGGAGCATTAGCTTTATTAGCAGCACGTATCGAAGCTGGAGATTCTACGATAACCACCGATGAGCAGACCTATTATGAAGCCAATGCAGACAAACTGACTGCTGATGCTCTTAGTTTATTATCCTTCCCTGAACTACCATATAATTTAGATGCATGGGATGGATATGCAACAGAGCGAGATAAAGTATTGGCCATCTTTAATGACGCATCAAAAAATTTAGTCGTTGTGGCGGGTGATACACATAATGCATGGGCAAATGAGTTATCTAATAGCGATGATAAAATTGTCGGTGTTGAGTTTGCAACGGCTTCCATCTCGTCACCCGGACTTGAGTATTATTTAAATATTAGTGATGACGCGATCGAAAGTACAGAGGATGGTTTTGTTTCTTTAATTGAGGGGCTTAAGTATTCAAATGCTAAAGATAGAGGTTTTTTAACCCTCACCTTCACTCAAGAGAAAGTTGAAAGCCAATGGCATTATGTCGACACAATTCTTAGTTCAGAGTACACAGAGCTGACTGATCGACTTAAAGTCGCCACTAGTAATGTTGATGAACCTGGCTTAACGTTCTCATAAACTGAGCTTAAACATAGCGGCAATAGCGATTATAATTTCTATAACTTCTATAACTTCTATAACTACTATAACTATACATCGACATTAAGCTGATACCATTCCGATTGATTTTTCGGAATGGTATCAATGTTTAACTAGTTTTCAGTGTATTCGACCAATGAAAACCTTTTAGTACTTATGACTAACTATAAGCTAACAGCAGTATCAAGCAGCAACATGATTAACCAGCAGTAACAACCAGTAACATCGACCAGCAGTAGTATTAACCAGCAGCAGTTTCAAGCAGCCACATCGACCAGTATTACTCAGCTAGTAGCAGTATCAATTAGCAACAAATCCACTATTTTTCCCAGTCTAAAATCACTTTTCCTGATTTACCAGAACGCATCATATCGAAACCTTTTTGGAAATCATCCACGCTAAAGTGATGTGTAATAATAGGCGTTAAATCTAAGCCAGATTGAATAAGGCTAGCCATTTTGTACCACGTTTCAAACATCTCACGACCATAAATACCTTTGATCACTAACCCTTTAAAGATAACCTGATTCCAATCGATTGCCATATCTGAAGGTGGAATGCCTAACAAAGCGACCTTACCACCATGGTTCATATTTTTTAACATGCTATTAAACGCAGATGGGTTACCAGACATTTCTAGCCCCACATCAAAACCTTCTGTCATACCCAATTCAGATATCACCTCTTCTAGCTTTTCATCTTTCACATTAACGGCACGTGTAACGCCCATTTTTTTAGCAAGATCTAGACGGTATTGGTTAACATCAGTGATCACCACATGACGAGCACCCACATGTTTTGCAACTGCTGCGGCCATAATGCCTATCGGGCCAGCACCAGTAATCAACACATCTTCACCCACTAAATCAAATGATAAAGCCGTATGAACTGCGTTACCAAAAGGGTCAAAAATAGACGCAAGATCATCTGAAATTTGATCAGGAATCTTAAAAGCATTAAACGCAGGCAATACTAAAAATTCAGAAAATGCCCCCGTTCTGTTAACACCTACGCCACTTGTATTACGGCAAAGATGAGTTCGACCACAACGACAATTACGGCAATGTCCACAGGTAATATGTCCTTCTCCAGAAACACGGTCGCCGAGTTTAAAACCGCGAACCTCTTGCCCCATGCCAACCACTTCACCAACGTATTCATGACCAACCACTAAAGGAACAGGAATAGTTTGTTGCGCCCATTCATCCCAATTATAAATATGGATGTCAGTGCCACAAATTGCTGTCTTTTTAATGCGAATAAGCAAATCATTATGCCCAACTTCAGGCTTTTCAACGTCAGTCATCCACAGCCCTTGTTCAGGCTTTAATTTAGCTAACGCTTTAATTTTCATGACCAATTAACTCCATCTCTTGCCCAACTTTAATAAACGCATCAATCGCGGTATCAAGTTGTTCACGAGAATGCGCGGCAGACATTTGTGTACGAATACGAGCTTTCCCTTTAGGCACTACAGGGAAAGAGAAAGCCACCACGTAAATACCTAAAACTAATGCACG
Coding sequences:
- a CDS encoding LysR family transcriptional regulator; translated protein: MDKLKSMQVFVYVAQHGSFATAAVNFSVTATMIGKHIKYLEAYLGTKLLNRTTRRQSLTEAGQIYYLECTRILDDIADAENSLQRLENNPKGTVRINSPVTFGNIVLAPILADFLLQYPDINIELILDNGLIDPLHEQVDVVIRIGELANSSLIARKIADYQMVFCASPQYLAQHKTPETLSDLINHQCLGFSYDHIQANIALRINTHAFDRQHTRLTSNSGQALKVAALKGTGILLQPLLLLQEEFANGELIEILKEHIPPAMPVNVLYKSKTPSLKIRTMIEFILASMQQ
- a CDS encoding iron-containing alcohol dehydrogenase yields the protein MNNFSYQNTTAIHFGQGQIAAIANSIPKDKKILVTYGGGSIKGNGVYDQVVAALADHNWDEFSGIEPNPHYDTLMKAVERIRAEGFDYLLAVGGGSVVDGTKFIAAAVNFEGAEAWDILAKQGKVETALPLGCILTLPATGSETNTGAVVTRGTEKLAFQNALVRPQFAILDPQTTLSLSERQTSNGVVDAFVHVMEQYLTYPVNAKIQDRFAEGILLTLVEEGPKLIVDLQDMEARTNVMWAATQALSGLIGVGVPQDWATHMIGHELTGNFGVDHGRSLTIVLPAIMQVCREEKKAKLLQYAERIWNITEGSDDARIDAAIEKTKAFFSAMKTPVSLSEIDLTQTDVDTAMVSLEAHGMTKLGENGTIDLARSRQILETAL
- a CDS encoding alkaline phosphatase D family protein encodes the protein MKGSISRRDFLILTAKGAGAAVVSYGLMGCASDDDDAQTNNNIGFNHGIASGDPLTDAIILWTRVTPTTEGEITVSWEIATDEAFTQLVNTGNTTTSNARDYTVKVDAIGLSAGTTYYYRFISNGTTSSIGTTKTLPDGSPDSVKLAVLSCANYPAGFFNVYNLAAQQDDLDAILHLGDYIYEYGRGEYGSDNAEAIDRQVLPETEIFSLSDYRTRYAQYHSDPDLQLLHSKVPFITVWDDHEVADDTWSDGAANHTEDEGSFEERKLAALQAYFEWLPIRPWSEGNYAEIYRQFSFGDLVDLYMLDTRVLAREKQLDYANYFDGSVLFDEETFNQDLYETERTMLGAEQLQWLEDSVSVNNGRWQLLGQQVLMGEMKLPGAIALNAMSTTDYAELGALALLAARIEAGDSTITTDEQTYYEANADKLTADALSLLSFPELPYNLDAWDGYATERDKVLAIFNDASKNLVVVAGDTHNAWANELSNSDDKIVGVEFATASISSPGLEYYLNISDDAIESTEDGFVSLIEGLKYSNAKDRGFLTLTFTQEKVESQWHYVDTILSSEYTELTDRLKVATSNVDEPGLTFS
- the tdh gene encoding L-threonine 3-dehydrogenase; translation: MKIKALAKLKPEQGLWMTDVEKPEVGHNDLLIRIKKTAICGTDIHIYNWDEWAQQTIPVPLVVGHEYVGEVVGMGQEVRGFKLGDRVSGEGHITCGHCRNCRCGRTHLCRNTSGVGVNRTGAFSEFLVLPAFNAFKIPDQISDDLASIFDPFGNAVHTALSFDLVGEDVLITGAGPIGIMAAAVAKHVGARHVVITDVNQYRLDLAKKMGVTRAVNVKDEKLEEVISELGMTEGFDVGLEMSGNPSAFNSMLKNMNHGGKVALLGIPPSDMAIDWNQVIFKGLVIKGIYGREMFETWYKMASLIQSGLDLTPIITHHFSVDDFQKGFDMMRSGKSGKVILDWEK
- a CDS encoding MarR family winged helix-turn-helix transcriptional regulator; the encoded protein is MSDDKVDLKVNKCEEVNSCSIIEPGSNLAIEKQLCFSLYSTANAIVRAYRPMLKALDLTYPQYLVMIVLWGNNGINVKDLGQILHLDSGTLTPLLKRLESKQVLTRQRGENDERVREIFLTEQGINLKKQAEAVPEKMLCKAKLPLEELLELKKGCDRLFENLIAE
- a CDS encoding putative quinol monooxygenase codes for the protein MFKQGLFITAELRIKAESDLDTAISAIQTFCEGMNSEPGCSMAVVLQDKDDPRRYIFWERYNNQEAFEQHFNAEHTQTFIQSGLTDLVQAFESKLLTGDK